A stretch of the Pseudomonadota bacterium genome encodes the following:
- a CDS encoding ABC transporter ATP-binding protein, which produces MTTTQKIRSLLAPAERRSALVLLGLMVIGMALETLTVGLVVPAIVVLLQGNLTTSYPVIAPALAVLGNLSPHVLIVGGILTLAGAYFIKSLFLVFLVWWQMRFAFGVQRRLSQLLFTTYLRQPYTFHLQRNSALLIRNATTEVTGFAAVLVQAILFLTECLVMLGIGSLLLVVEPLGTLIVFLVLGGTAWGFHRSTKSRITRWGEARQYHEGLRIQHLQQGLGGAKDVKLLGREGDFLAQYSVHNAQSARVAQFQSVMLHLPRLWLELLAVVGMALLVLCMFAQGREMDSIVPLLALFSVAAFRLIPSVNRILSAMSLLRFSLPIINTLHEELKVAAPEPAAKNANGASIFQQEIRLNGISYTYPGASASALNGLSITIQKGESVGFIGPSGSGKSTLVDVILGLLTPSTGQVAVDGQDIQQNLRSWQDQIGYVPQSIYLTDDTLRRNVAFGLSNEQIDDAAVRHAIQAAQLEEFVSNLPDRLETLVGERGIRLSGGERQRIGIARALYHDPAVLVLDEATSALDIATESGVMKAVTALQGIKTILIVAHRLSTVEHCDRLYRLQEGGVVAEGVTAEMLNIKKVASSA; this is translated from the coding sequence ATGACCACCACCCAAAAAATCCGATCCCTCCTCGCCCCCGCCGAACGACGTAGCGCGCTGGTGTTGTTGGGCCTCATGGTCATTGGCATGGCGCTGGAGACACTTACTGTTGGTCTGGTAGTCCCGGCGATTGTGGTTTTATTGCAGGGCAACCTCACTACAAGCTACCCAGTCATCGCGCCCGCGCTCGCGGTATTGGGCAACCTCAGCCCGCATGTGCTGATCGTTGGCGGCATACTTACGCTGGCCGGTGCATATTTCATAAAATCACTATTCCTCGTCTTCCTCGTTTGGTGGCAGATGCGCTTTGCCTTTGGCGTACAGAGGCGGCTTTCGCAGTTACTCTTCACTACATACCTACGACAACCCTACACTTTCCACCTGCAGCGCAACTCGGCACTGTTGATTCGCAATGCCACCACCGAAGTTACCGGATTTGCCGCCGTGCTTGTCCAGGCAATACTCTTCCTCACCGAATGCCTGGTTATGCTTGGCATCGGCAGCCTGCTGCTGGTGGTTGAACCTTTGGGTACTTTAATTGTGTTCCTGGTACTCGGTGGCACCGCCTGGGGCTTTCACCGTAGCACCAAGAGCCGCATTACCCGGTGGGGCGAGGCGCGTCAGTATCACGAAGGCCTGCGCATCCAGCACCTGCAACAGGGCTTGGGCGGAGCAAAGGATGTAAAATTGCTTGGCCGCGAGGGTGATTTTCTGGCGCAATACAGTGTGCACAACGCCCAGAGTGCGCGGGTGGCGCAGTTCCAGTCCGTAATGCTGCATCTCCCACGCCTGTGGCTGGAACTGCTTGCCGTGGTGGGCATGGCACTCCTTGTGTTGTGCATGTTCGCCCAAGGGCGAGAAATGGACAGCATTGTGCCACTGCTGGCGCTTTTTTCCGTCGCTGCCTTTCGGCTGATACCTTCGGTGAATCGTATACTGAGCGCGATGTCGCTCCTTCGTTTCAGCCTGCCGATAATCAATACATTGCACGAAGAACTCAAGGTCGCCGCACCCGAACCTGCGGCAAAAAACGCAAATGGTGCCTCGATCTTCCAACAGGAGATCCGCCTCAATGGCATCAGCTACACCTACCCCGGTGCGTCGGCATCCGCGCTCAATGGCCTGTCCATCACTATCCAAAAAGGAGAATCGGTTGGCTTCATTGGCCCCAGTGGCTCGGGCAAGAGTACGCTGGTGGATGTCATTCTTGGGCTGCTCACCCCCAGCACCGGGCAGGTGGCAGTGGATGGGCAAGACATTCAGCAAAACCTTCGCTCCTGGCAAGACCAGATCGGCTATGTGCCGCAGTCGATTTATCTCACTGACGACACGCTTAGGCGCAATGTGGCCTTTGGCCTGTCCAATGAACAGATCGACGATGCAGCCGTCCGCCATGCTATCCAAGCCGCGCAACTTGAAGAGTTCGTGTCCAATCTGCCTGATAGATTAGAGACCCTTGTCGGTGAGCGCGGCATCAGGCTCTCGGGCGGTGAACGCCAGCGCATAGGCATCGCCCGGGCGCTCTACCATGACCCAGCTGTGCTGGTGCTGGACGAAGCTACCAGCGCGCTCGACATTGCCACCGAAAGCGGAGTGATGAAGGCCGTTACGGCACTACAGGGCATCAAAACCATACTGATCGTGGCGCATCGCCTAAGCACCGTGGAGCACTGTGATCGGCTGTACCGGCTTCAGGAGGGGGGGGTGGTGGCAGAAGGTGTGACGGCAGAGATGCTCAACATCAAGAAGGTTGCTTCGTCAGCATGA
- a CDS encoding acyltransferase, whose product MGFLRIILALAIVVAHSGSFFGLKFTGGIVSVELFYMISGFYMTLILNRKYIGKENYMLFLSNRFLRIYPMYWVILGMTLIISTLSYAVFNNWGILNTYATYYDVISTGTLVSLIVTNLVVFGQDVVMFLGLDPVKGTMFFTSNFRNTDPQLWRFLIVPQAWMMGLELLFYLIAPFVVRRKTISILTLIIASMLMRFYVYFYIGYANDPWTYRFFPSELALFLLGTISYKLFCFFEKKEIQRLNYFVVIVFFVLVFFWQYIPPSTGSYAHIKNWLFYFFACIALPLLFQITKSWKIDKHIGELSYPIYIVHMLVISCISLVIDRFGYQSYIGEFSVAMSIIIAFILVKLISDPIEKIRQSRVVLQGGSNKI is encoded by the coding sequence TTGGGTTTTCTAAGAATTATTCTGGCGCTGGCAATAGTAGTAGCACATTCCGGTTCATTTTTTGGGCTTAAGTTTACTGGAGGTATTGTAAGCGTTGAACTGTTTTATATGATATCTGGCTTTTACATGACATTAATTCTGAACAGAAAATATATCGGAAAAGAGAACTATATGTTATTTTTGTCAAATAGATTTCTTAGAATTTATCCAATGTATTGGGTTATCCTTGGAATGACTCTAATAATATCAACACTTTCGTACGCGGTATTTAATAATTGGGGTATCCTTAATACCTATGCAACCTATTACGACGTAATTAGTACAGGAACACTTGTTTCTCTAATCGTAACGAATTTAGTTGTGTTTGGACAAGATGTCGTTATGTTCCTTGGATTAGACCCTGTGAAAGGAACAATGTTTTTTACTAGCAATTTCAGGAATACCGACCCGCAGTTGTGGCGATTTTTAATAGTTCCTCAAGCATGGATGATGGGGCTGGAACTATTATTTTATCTTATTGCTCCTTTTGTTGTAAGAAGAAAAACTATTTCAATATTAACTTTAATCATTGCCAGCATGTTAATGAGATTTTATGTTTATTTTTATATAGGATATGCCAATGATCCCTGGACATATAGATTTTTTCCCTCAGAGCTGGCATTATTCCTTTTAGGTACAATTTCGTATAAATTGTTTTGCTTTTTTGAAAAAAAAGAAATCCAACGACTGAACTATTTTGTTGTAATAGTTTTTTTTGTTTTAGTGTTTTTCTGGCAATATATACCACCTAGCACTGGTTCATACGCACATATAAAGAACTGGTTATTTTATTTCTTTGCATGCATTGCCTTACCTTTATTATTCCAGATAACTAAATCGTGGAAGATTGATAAACATATCGGTGAGTTGTCGTACCCTATATATATTGTCCATATGCTTGTTATATCGTGCATTTCATTGGTTATCGATCGCTTTGGCTATCAAAGCTATATAGGGGAGTTTTCTGTTGCAATGTCAATTATTATAGCCTTCATACTTGTTAAATTAATTTCTGATCCTATCGAAAAAATTAGGCAGTCGCGAGTTGTTTTGCAAGGGGGGTCAAATAAAATTTGA
- a CDS encoding SDR family oxidoreductase: MNPYEEIKKALLKKPNTWLITGVAGFVGSNLLEALLNLNQHVVGLDNFSTGTIENLDDVRNSLYGVKWHNFKFIEGDIRNIKDCRTACDGVDYILHQAAIGSVIRSIEDPIYTNENNITGFLNMLIAARDARVKRFVYASSSSVYGDHPALPKIEEMTGKPLSPYAVTKYVNELYADVFMRIYGLKVIGLRYFNVFGPRQDPNSSYAAVIPKWFSALLHRKPLYINGDGETTRDFCFVDNVVQANILSARVRNENALGHVYNIAFSEQNTLNQLFYLVRDEVLKQNLGVVGSEPIYHEFRAGDIRYSLADISKAKELLGYYPKYSLRDGIGKAAEWYITKLS, encoded by the coding sequence ATTAATCCCTACGAAGAAATAAAAAAAGCTCTTTTGAAGAAACCAAACACTTGGTTAATTACCGGGGTTGCAGGTTTTGTTGGATCAAATTTGTTGGAGGCTTTGTTAAATTTAAATCAGCATGTCGTTGGTCTTGATAATTTTTCCACAGGAACTATTGAAAATCTTGACGATGTGAGGAATTCGTTATACGGAGTTAAATGGCATAATTTTAAATTTATAGAAGGCGATATTCGCAATATAAAAGATTGTCGCACTGCTTGTGACGGAGTTGATTATATATTACACCAGGCAGCTATAGGCTCTGTGATACGATCTATTGAGGATCCAATTTATACAAATGAGAACAATATAACAGGTTTTCTAAATATGCTGATAGCTGCACGGGACGCAAGGGTTAAACGGTTTGTATATGCATCTTCGAGTTCTGTTTATGGTGATCATCCTGCTCTACCCAAGATAGAGGAAATGACAGGAAAACCACTTTCGCCTTATGCAGTAACAAAATATGTGAATGAATTGTACGCGGATGTATTCATGCGTATTTACGGTTTAAAAGTGATTGGCTTGCGATACTTTAATGTTTTTGGGCCAAGACAAGATCCAAATAGTAGTTATGCGGCTGTTATTCCAAAATGGTTTAGCGCTTTATTGCACAGAAAACCTTTATATATTAACGGAGATGGAGAAACAACTCGAGATTTTTGTTTTGTTGATAATGTAGTTCAAGCTAATATATTGTCGGCTCGCGTTAGAAATGAGAATGCTCTTGGACATGTTTATAATATAGCATTTTCAGAGCAAAATACATTAAATCAATTGTTTTATCTGGTTCGTGATGAAGTTTTAAAACAGAACCTTGGAGTTGTTGGTTCAGAGCCTATTTATCATGAATTCAGGGCAGGGGATATACGTTATTCACTTGCAGATATCAGTAAGGCAAAGGAACTGCTTGGTTATTATCCAAAATATTCACTTAGAGATGGTATTGGCAAAGCTGCTGAGTGGTATATCACAAAATTGTCATAA
- a CDS encoding nucleotide sugar dehydrogenase has translation MPQKDRVVSVIGLGYVGLPVAVAFGKKIKTIGFDINQKRIHELQAGVDLTHEVEEDDLKSTNILFTNNVEDLTFANFHIIAVPTPVDDVHQPDLTFLLKASEIVGSIVKKGDIVVYESTVYPGATEDECVPVLEEASGLKCGSDFKVGYSPERINPGDKEHTFTKIKKIVSGQDNETLEIVAQVYGLVVTAGIYKAESIKVAEAAKIIENTQRDLNIALMNELAIIFDKLGINTQKVLEAAGTKWNFLQFKPGLVGGHCIGVDPYYLTFKAQKIGYTPQVILAGRGINDNMGKFIAQQTIKEMIHAGHHILNSVVTVLGLTFKENCPDIRNSKVIDIIAELEEYGIHVQVSDPLADFDVVKSEYGLSLTPIDLLKPASAVVIAVAHNTYRKLSITDLIKLMDNDPVLVDIKGICDLESCKIAGIRVWQL, from the coding sequence ATGCCTCAAAAAGACCGTGTAGTTTCAGTAATAGGATTAGGCTATGTAGGTTTACCTGTAGCCGTTGCATTTGGGAAAAAAATAAAAACTATTGGATTTGATATTAACCAAAAACGTATTCATGAGTTACAAGCAGGGGTTGATCTGACACATGAAGTCGAAGAAGACGACCTTAAGTCTACAAATATCTTATTCACTAATAACGTTGAGGACTTGACATTTGCCAATTTTCATATTATTGCAGTTCCGACGCCTGTAGATGATGTGCATCAACCCGATTTAACGTTTTTATTAAAGGCTTCAGAGATAGTAGGCAGTATCGTGAAAAAAGGCGATATTGTGGTATATGAATCAACTGTATATCCCGGTGCTACCGAAGATGAGTGCGTTCCCGTGCTGGAGGAGGCGTCAGGACTTAAATGTGGAAGCGATTTTAAAGTAGGCTATAGTCCAGAGCGTATTAATCCGGGAGATAAGGAGCATACGTTTACAAAAATAAAAAAGATTGTTTCCGGCCAGGACAATGAAACGTTGGAAATTGTGGCACAAGTGTATGGTTTGGTAGTAACAGCGGGAATATACAAAGCAGAATCCATTAAAGTAGCTGAGGCGGCAAAAATAATTGAAAACACGCAGAGAGATCTAAATATTGCGCTCATGAATGAACTGGCAATAATTTTTGATAAGCTTGGAATCAATACGCAGAAAGTATTAGAGGCAGCTGGAACAAAATGGAACTTTCTTCAATTTAAGCCGGGGCTTGTAGGTGGACATTGTATAGGTGTAGATCCTTATTACTTGACATTTAAGGCGCAAAAAATTGGTTACACGCCCCAAGTTATTTTAGCTGGAAGAGGCATAAATGATAACATGGGCAAATTTATTGCACAACAAACTATTAAGGAAATGATACACGCTGGTCACCACATCCTTAACAGTGTTGTGACGGTTTTGGGGTTGACATTCAAGGAGAATTGTCCTGATATACGTAATTCAAAAGTTATTGATATTATCGCTGAACTCGAAGAATACGGAATACATGTCCAGGTCAGCGATCCTTTAGCTGATTTTGATGTTGTTAAAAGTGAATATGGATTATCTTTAACACCCATAGATCTGCTTAAACCGGCTTCGGCTGTGGTTATAGCAGTGGCTCACAATACCTACCGTAAATTATCAATAACAGATCTAATTAAGTTAATGGACAACGACCCGGTCTTGGTGGATATAAAAGGAATCTGTGATTTAGAGAGTTGTAAAATCGCCGGAATACGTGTATGGCAATTATAA
- a CDS encoding glycosyltransferase family 4 protein, whose product MRVLFLTRYARLAASSRLRVYQYLPYLMESGFEVTVVPLFGNDYVSGLYSGNISTVAVFKAYIDRLRFILKVRYFDLVWVEYEMLPWLPDWIELSLLPGGAPLVVDYDDAIFNRYDQHRLALVRRVLGKKIDVVMCRAALVIVGNDYLGAHARQAGAKRVELLPTVVDGTRYAVIEKNDALPVTIGWIGSPTTAQYLKLVAPALRTMIASYNARLVAIGANPSQLQDLTIEIRRWSEDTEAAEIQQFDIGIMPLPDNLWERGKCGYKLIQYMASGKPVVASPVGVNNVIVRRGVNGFLANTDSEWYNSLRLLCEDAALRKRMGDAGRSRMERDYSLQVAAPRLAELLRSVVNK is encoded by the coding sequence ATGCGTGTTCTTTTTCTAACTCGCTACGCACGCCTGGCTGCAAGCAGTCGCTTGCGTGTGTATCAATATCTTCCCTATTTGATGGAGTCTGGGTTTGAGGTGACGGTCGTCCCATTGTTTGGCAATGATTATGTGAGCGGTTTATACAGCGGCAATATCTCAACAGTGGCGGTGTTTAAGGCATATATCGACCGGTTACGATTTATTCTGAAAGTGCGTTATTTTGATTTAGTGTGGGTGGAATATGAGATGTTGCCTTGGTTGCCAGATTGGATTGAACTCAGTTTGTTGCCAGGGGGAGCGCCTTTGGTTGTGGATTACGACGACGCAATTTTCAATAGATACGACCAGCATCGCCTTGCTCTTGTTCGCAGAGTGCTGGGAAAGAAAATCGATGTCGTCATGTGCCGAGCCGCTTTGGTGATCGTAGGGAATGATTATCTTGGTGCGCACGCAAGGCAGGCAGGGGCAAAGCGTGTTGAGCTGTTACCGACCGTGGTTGACGGTACTCGTTACGCTGTAATAGAGAAAAATGATGCTTTGCCAGTGACGATCGGGTGGATTGGTTCGCCTACTACCGCTCAATATTTAAAGCTTGTGGCGCCTGCGCTTCGGACAATGATTGCTTCATACAATGCTCGGCTTGTAGCGATAGGGGCTAATCCTTCGCAGTTGCAGGATTTGACCATCGAAATCCGTCGTTGGTCAGAAGATACCGAGGCTGCAGAGATTCAGCAATTTGACATAGGAATCATGCCGTTGCCTGACAATCTGTGGGAAAGAGGGAAGTGTGGTTACAAATTGATTCAGTATATGGCTTCTGGAAAGCCTGTTGTGGCTTCGCCGGTAGGGGTGAATAATGTGATTGTGCGCCGAGGAGTAAATGGGTTTCTGGCAAATACAGATTCGGAGTGGTATAACTCACTTAGATTGCTCTGCGAGGATGCTGCACTTCGTAAGCGCATGGGTGATGCGGGGCGTAGCAGAATGGAACGGGATTATTCCCTGCAGGTTGCCGCGCCCAGATTGGCAGAACTGCTACGTTCGGTTGTGAACAAGTAA
- the asnB gene encoding asparagine synthase (glutamine-hydrolyzing), producing MCGITGFWQPTNFSASAAQAVAVKMSDCIAHRGPDDAGVWVDKNAGIALAHRRLSILDLSPAGHQPMFSSSGRYVIVFNGEIYNHLEMRQELGNVEWRGHSDTETLLAGFEAWDIEATLIKAAGMFAIALWDHEKKMLTLARDRIGEKPLYYGYQKDTFVFGSELKAFSAHPDFMGEIDRDVLCLYLRHCYIPAPYSIYRGIHKLLPGTYIQLPIGHGTNELRSVTPKAYWSLGEVAKKGIAHPFTGSDTDAIAVLDEQLRQVIGLQMIADVPLGAFLSGGVDSSTVVALMQSQSPRPIKTFSIGFDETGYNEAENAKVVAQHLGTDHTEYYVSSAEAMQVVPRLGSMYDEPFADSSQIPTFLVSQMARKHVAVSLSGDAGDELFCGYNRYALTDIWRKISRVPFGVRRATGRLIKMVAPSTWDGIFQHAGKFLALPSNMGEKIEKLSSRLVSVDGVQALYYSLVSEIANPDRVAIGAREPDTWLTKTGLKTQFPDTKLQMMFMDCMTYLPDDILVKVDRAAMFNSLETRVPFLDHRIVELAWSFPLSMKIRNGQTKWILRQVLYKYMPKELIERPKMGFGIPIGDWMRGPLREWVEDLLNESRLQQEGFFDVQFIRLRWQEHLSGRRNWQHFLWTVLMFQVWLEERGNKS from the coding sequence ATGTGCGGTATAACCGGATTTTGGCAACCAACTAATTTTTCTGCCAGCGCTGCTCAAGCGGTCGCAGTGAAAATGTCTGATTGCATTGCGCATCGTGGGCCGGATGATGCTGGTGTGTGGGTGGATAAAAATGCCGGTATTGCGCTGGCACATCGTCGCCTTTCCATCCTTGATCTTTCTCCGGCCGGTCATCAGCCTATGTTTTCTTCATCGGGGCGTTATGTGATTGTCTTTAATGGGGAAATTTATAATCATTTGGAAATGAGGCAGGAACTGGGGAATGTCGAGTGGCGCGGGCATTCGGATACGGAAACGCTATTGGCAGGGTTTGAAGCGTGGGATATAGAAGCGACACTAATAAAAGCTGCGGGGATGTTCGCGATTGCACTTTGGGATCACGAGAAAAAAATGCTTACCCTTGCGCGAGACCGTATTGGTGAAAAGCCGCTTTACTATGGTTATCAGAAAGATACGTTTGTTTTTGGTTCAGAATTAAAAGCATTTAGTGCTCATCCAGATTTTATGGGCGAAATTGATCGGGATGTTCTTTGCCTGTATCTCCGGCATTGCTACATTCCCGCGCCCTATTCCATTTACAGGGGGATACACAAACTCCTGCCGGGTACCTACATTCAGCTTCCAATCGGGCATGGTACCAATGAGTTACGTTCGGTAACGCCTAAAGCCTACTGGAGTTTGGGTGAGGTTGCAAAAAAAGGAATTGCTCATCCATTTACCGGCAGTGATACGGATGCGATTGCTGTTCTCGATGAGCAATTGAGACAGGTAATCGGTTTGCAAATGATTGCGGATGTGCCATTGGGCGCCTTTTTGTCAGGCGGGGTGGATTCTTCAACAGTCGTCGCATTGATGCAATCTCAGTCTCCTCGTCCGATCAAGACGTTTTCTATTGGGTTCGATGAAACTGGCTACAACGAAGCTGAGAACGCAAAGGTTGTTGCGCAGCATCTCGGTACGGATCACACCGAGTACTATGTTTCGTCGGCAGAGGCGATGCAGGTTGTTCCTCGGTTGGGAAGTATGTACGACGAGCCGTTCGCAGATTCCTCTCAGATCCCTACCTTTCTGGTATCTCAGATGGCACGCAAGCATGTTGCTGTTTCTTTGTCCGGTGATGCTGGGGACGAGTTGTTTTGTGGATATAACCGTTACGCACTGACAGATATCTGGAGGAAGATTTCGAGGGTTCCGTTCGGAGTCAGGAGAGCGACGGGACGTTTGATAAAAATGGTTGCGCCGTCAACTTGGGATGGTATTTTTCAACATGCCGGTAAATTTCTTGCGTTGCCCTCTAATATGGGTGAAAAGATAGAAAAACTTTCTTCGCGTTTGGTGAGTGTTGATGGCGTTCAAGCTCTTTACTATAGCCTGGTGTCCGAGATCGCCAATCCAGATCGGGTAGCCATTGGCGCCAGGGAGCCTGATACCTGGCTGACGAAAACAGGACTGAAGACACAATTCCCGGATACCAAGCTGCAGATGATGTTCATGGATTGCATGACTTATTTGCCGGATGACATCCTGGTCAAGGTGGATCGCGCGGCCATGTTTAACAGTCTTGAAACAAGGGTTCCTTTCCTCGATCATAGAATCGTTGAGCTGGCATGGTCATTCCCATTGTCGATGAAAATCCGCAATGGACAGACCAAATGGATATTGCGACAGGTGTTATACAAATATATGCCCAAAGAGCTCATCGAACGACCCAAGATGGGTTTCGGCATTCCTATTGGCGACTGGATGCGAGGCCCGCTTAGGGAGTGGGTGGAGGATTTGTTGAACGAATCACGTTTGCAGCAAGAAGGATTCTTTGATGTGCAGTTTATTCGCCTGCGCTGGCAAGAACATCTTTCTGGTAGAAGGAATTGGCAGCACTTTCTCTGGACCGTGTTGATGTTCCAGGTGTGGCTGGAAGAAAGAGGTAACAAAAGTTGA
- a CDS encoding phospholipid carrier-dependent glycosyltransferase, translated as MKQLLLLLPAIILLLAVYPIGINTNVSSINLTALEIDAVGPEMQLNDISEGFLRVNPRRHVPIFHSIVISFAYVPYIWVRGGGLPPYNLNILSHKIPSIAEELIIISRAMNILAALGIVILSFYIFLRFCNSKWGAAFVALSVILNANLMFQSSVTYFENYSIFWVFLSLYCFGMLWTYDKKSVFWLSGFLMFAAFAVSTHERMSGYFVLSAPAAFFRVWQIKRSDHNIRYILWGFCIAIFFGLLSFSLANNIFGAGITPIKEYVQYKASAVASSDRFSSFGELILNQVRCHGHAVIIIICTFAGITPLFSFLGIWKIWKSRNYIPLVLLFFPLGYELVSVGLPGWTAGRYILGQMIFISLFAGFGAVWLMDWGNAIKPTSNRRLIQIALLIFALLAQGSILAAVKVLDYYYNPRRVVEIIAKNNEGGKIGVQSFGHGATNFSEQDFKSPIASKDLIDRIQADNYELPVKVNNVDSLNGIIEESNFYDKVVEKMRNKKFSPDLIDLANKTKDVRGKLFSTLLFGDQKNIKRLNRMVLEEIYPLETPNGLTPFSNDWARSHNVEVIIIPNGMKKCNNVDVLVTKFGEQGCRCENIRKEVFRKPPDWILRLVSRERAQLYLYETPSAINIQYCN; from the coding sequence GTGAAGCAGCTATTGTTATTATTGCCTGCGATCATCCTTTTATTAGCTGTTTATCCCATTGGGATTAACACAAATGTCAGTTCTATCAATCTAACCGCCCTCGAAATTGATGCGGTGGGACCCGAAATGCAACTTAATGATATTTCGGAAGGATTTTTAAGGGTAAATCCACGCCGTCATGTTCCAATTTTCCATTCTATTGTTATCAGTTTTGCATATGTCCCATATATTTGGGTTCGAGGAGGTGGATTACCACCTTATAATTTGAATATACTTTCACATAAAATACCATCAATAGCAGAAGAGTTAATAATAATATCAAGAGCAATGAATATTTTAGCTGCATTAGGGATTGTCATTCTTTCATTTTATATATTTCTGAGATTTTGTAATTCTAAATGGGGCGCTGCTTTTGTTGCCCTGAGCGTTATACTGAATGCAAATCTTATGTTTCAATCAAGCGTGACCTACTTTGAAAACTATTCTATTTTTTGGGTTTTTTTGTCATTATACTGCTTTGGAATGCTGTGGACCTATGACAAAAAAAGTGTATTCTGGCTTTCCGGTTTTCTAATGTTTGCGGCTTTTGCTGTTTCAACACATGAACGCATGTCCGGCTATTTTGTTTTGAGTGCACCTGCAGCATTTTTTAGAGTTTGGCAAATAAAACGTAGTGATCATAACATAAGATATATTTTATGGGGTTTTTGTATTGCTATATTCTTTGGCTTACTTTCCTTTTCTTTGGCGAATAATATTTTTGGTGCAGGAATCACACCCATTAAGGAATATGTTCAATATAAGGCTTCGGCGGTTGCTTCGTCAGATAGATTTAGTAGTTTTGGGGAACTTATTTTAAATCAGGTGAGGTGCCATGGACATGCTGTTATTATTATCATATGTACATTTGCAGGCATAACTCCTTTATTCTCTTTTTTGGGTATTTGGAAGATTTGGAAATCAAGAAACTATATACCCCTTGTTTTATTGTTTTTCCCTCTGGGTTATGAGTTGGTGAGTGTCGGACTGCCAGGCTGGACTGCGGGACGCTACATACTTGGACAGATGATTTTTATAAGCTTGTTCGCAGGTTTTGGGGCTGTATGGCTCATGGATTGGGGTAATGCTATTAAACCGACATCGAATAGGAGGTTAATCCAAATAGCATTGCTCATATTCGCATTGTTGGCTCAAGGCAGTATTCTTGCGGCGGTTAAAGTTCTGGATTATTACTATAATCCACGCAGAGTGGTTGAGATTATTGCAAAAAACAATGAAGGCGGAAAAATCGGGGTACAAAGTTTTGGGCATGGAGCTACTAATTTTTCAGAACAAGACTTTAAATCACCGATAGCCTCGAAAGATCTTATCGACAGGATTCAAGCCGATAATTACGAATTACCCGTTAAGGTAAACAATGTTGATTCGCTCAATGGTATTATAGAAGAGTCTAATTTCTACGATAAAGTGGTCGAAAAAATGAGAAACAAAAAATTTTCACCAGATTTAATTGATTTAGCAAATAAAACAAAGGATGTTCGAGGCAAATTATTTTCAACCTTATTATTTGGCGACCAGAAAAATATCAAGAGGCTTAACCGCATGGTTTTGGAGGAGATATATCCGCTGGAAACCCCCAACGGTCTAACCCCCTTTTCAAATGACTGGGCGCGAAGCCATAACGTAGAAGTAATAATTATCCCGAATGGTATGAAAAAATGCAACAATGTGGATGTTTTAGTTACCAAATTTGGTGAGCAGGGATGCAGGTGTGAAAACATAAGAAAAGAGGTGTTTAGGAAGCCTCCAGATTGGATATTACGGTTGGTGTCCAGGGAAAGAGCTCAGTTGTATTTATACGAGACTCCATCAGCAATCAATATTCAGTACTGCAATTAA